A window of Candidatus Gastranaerophilales bacterium contains these coding sequences:
- a CDS encoding thioesterase, with protein MFEKDYEIKFYEVDYKNKLKESVLLNFLQDIAAVHAEMLGFGYSFIAPKCLGWFLLKYHLKIYNWPQNIEKITIKTWPKKIQKLSCLRDFEIYAPNGDKIALVSSSWVLTDFNTRKIVVPSKVLNEFPYLEKDVFQTNFAKIPEVQKIDFEKTYDVRYDDIDINQHVNNANYLTWALEVLGFEFRANHTISELEINYKKELKYGNQVLSIAEYIEDDKTTLHTLKNKNTGDIICSLRIIWE; from the coding sequence ATGTTTGAAAAAGATTATGAAATTAAATTCTACGAAGTAGATTATAAAAACAAACTTAAAGAGTCTGTTTTATTGAATTTTTTACAAGATATAGCAGCAGTGCACGCTGAAATGCTCGGCTTTGGCTACTCCTTCATTGCCCCTAAATGTTTGGGGTGGTTCCTTTTAAAATATCACCTTAAAATATACAATTGGCCTCAAAATATTGAAAAAATCACAATAAAAACTTGGCCGAAAAAAATCCAAAAACTTTCCTGCCTTAGAGATTTCGAAATATATGCTCCTAACGGCGACAAAATCGCTCTTGTTTCCAGCTCTTGGGTTTTGACTGATTTTAACACCAGAAAAATCGTCGTCCCCTCTAAAGTTTTGAATGAATTTCCTTATCTTGAAAAAGACGTTTTTCAAACTAACTTTGCAAAAATTCCTGAAGTTCAAAAAATAGATTTTGAAAAAACTTACGATGTCAGATACGATGACATTGACATCAACCAACACGTCAACAACGCAAACTATTTGACTTGGGCTCTTGAAGTACTCGGTTTTGAGTTTAGAGCCAATCACACAATCTCTGAATTGGAAATTAACTATAAAAAAGAATTAAAATACGGCAATCAAGTATTATCTATCGCTGAATATATCGAAGATGACAAGACGACTCTTCATACTTTAAAAAACAAAAACACAGGCGATATTATATGTTCATTAAGAATAATTTGGGAATAA